Within the Rosa rugosa chromosome 2, drRosRugo1.1, whole genome shotgun sequence genome, the region ACAGTTTGCTCTTTCTACTACATTTTCTAAAAGCAGTTCGATGTCATATGCAGGATGGAGGAGGAACTAACTATTGAAATCAGAGCACAGCAGTAGCAGCCATGACTACTCTTTTCAAACTCTTTTAATTGTTGTACTAATAATACAGGACTGAACTCTTAGAGAGCTTTATTTCCTGGTTGAACTTGAACTAGAGTCTTTGCTTTCCCGAATTGGTTATTATGAATAATTTGTACTGCATTATGATTTATTCTAATGGTGGAGTATAAGTCTATTAGAGAGGCTCCTAGGAATAACATTAACACTATTATAACGTGTAATTTAAATGCTTTCACTTAAAGGTGGTTCTATTCAAACATTTGTAATGTTACAAGTATGAACAATACAAACAGGAGTTACTAACGGACTTACACATAACCCAACTTCAACCATAAATACTTTAgaagacaagaagaagaaataaaaagaaaaatatattagACTCAATGGTCTTCCTCTTGAAAGTCTCATTGCATATCGAGTGCATGAACAAGTATGGTCATCCAGTGAAGATTCATATTGGGGTTGAGACTTACAAACTACAAATTGTAGGGTGCCCCATTGGAAAAGGATGACTTGGATTATAAAGAAGGCTAGAAAGTAATGATAAAAAGGTTCAAAGGCCGATCAACTAACCAATGTACAACATATAGGTAGTCAAAATAAGATAAAATGATCACCTTAGGTCATTCAGTTCCAGCGTGAGATCACTTATTTCCATGCCTGAGAACCAATGTACAACTTCATAGTTCATATATACCAGTTGATATAGAAAGACTGAGCCCTCTCAGCTGCTAATTTGTGTTCTAAGGATTTGCTGATGGGCTCATACCGTACACCATTCATCACCATCCCAATGTACACTTCAAGCATTTGAACAATACAAATAGGAATTATTAATGAGTTTACTCATTCGAATGAAAATTTTACGATACATCAATGTATCCATACATCAACTAAACTATATTTGACATAAAGGTACAATCAATCCATGCATAAGTAGACTAACTTGACTTGATCTCAAATTAGTCTACTTCTGTGTCGAACTAGTTTATTTAATGTATTGATACATTAATGTATTATAGAAGAATCTATGTTCGAAAAGACACCACGAGACTGAAAAATGATTATCTCAATCATGAAGATCTAAAATCGAACATCATGAAGTCGTCGGTATTTTCACgggaaatttattttattttatttttatttttaatcacaCTTAAgtctatgaaaaaaaaaaatgaacaatacTCATTTGTGTTTACGAGTTTTATACGATTACAAATACCAATACGATGATTGGATAATACGAACACGTATACAAATACAAAACCCAGCCAATGGCAGTAGGCACCTATTTGCTTAGTAATTCAATGCCAACTTGAATTTGAGATTTTGAGCCTTCGAGGGTTGTTCAAACCCAGAAGTGggtattgaccaaaaaaaaacccagaagtGGGTTGGTAAACTCTGATTCATCCACGACTCGGTGAGTTTCTGCTGCTTACCCAACTCGTTTTTTCCCCTGTTCTTATAAATTGCAATCAACCCTTTAAAGCGCTTTACTACTTTATATCTGGAACTCTTTGATGTTTGTTTATGCTATACTTCATGTTTGCTTAATGCTCCTTGCGATCAGTTATGGGTTTTTATGGAAGAACTGGTTTCTTGAGTGtgattttttggtaaatttgagCTGAAAATCTTCTTGGGTGTATGCAAGAACTGATTTTTAACATACCCTCTTtcatgaaattgaaaatttagGTAAAGGGTATCTGTAGTAATTGAGAAAGTTAAGACCTTGATGTCTGATTTTATTGGTGCATTGGCAAAAACCAATTGCAGGGTGAAAACTTAGAGTGAGTGAGAGATTCAATTATGTTAGGAAGTATCCTATATTAACAGTTAGGCTAAGTTTTTAGATGGATGGAATTGAAAGCTTAGAACCGGAACAATTGAATGCTAATATGAAGAAGTGTAACTCGCTGGATGATGTATGAACATTGCAAATGTCTTTTTGGATTGTTGCTCCTGTAGATGCTAACTGTGACTGTTTAATTAGTACCTTACACTAATGAAGTTAACCTGTAGAATCTGAAGCTCACTTAACATTCTGCCCAAAGATTCCAACCTTGGCTTCCATTTCGCTGCTGAATAATGGATTTGAGTACAATGGATCGCGGGCAGTTGACCCTGCTAGGATCGGCTGGTTGTGTGATGCTCACAATGCATTTCACAGTCCAGTTATTGTCCCAACATCTCTTTTACTGGAAGAACCCAAAGGAACAGAAAGCTATAATAATTATCATTCTTATGGCTCCACTATATGCAATTGACTCATTTGTGGGTTTATTGGATATTCAAGGAAGCAAAGCAGTTTTCATGCTCTTAGACTCTATTAAGGAGTGTTACGAGGCTCTGGTTAGTGGTTTCAACTTAACTATGACTTTGTCCTTGTTCTCTTATGGCTTGTCAGAATTCCTAAGTTCTCGTGTTCTACTTTCAGGTGATTGCTAAGTTCTTGGCTCTAATGTATAGTTACCTGAACATATCTATAAGCAAAAATATTGTGCCAGACGAAATCAAAGGAAGAGAAATCCACCACTCTTTTCCAATGACTCTTTTTCAGGTATGGCATAGCTCATGCTCTTTCTATTTCCTACTAAGAGTTTCTATGCATATGTCATATCATATGTCAGGGCttgaatttttctcttcttttttttttttttctcttttttttttttttttttttttttttaagtaaagaTCCGGATCTTATGTGGATTGGTGAACTCTTGTGCCAAGCCaatacaatgaacatgttggtcCTGGCTCCTGATAACATACACTAATATATAAGCTTCTCTTTGTAGTTAAAAGCACTTCGTTTTGCGTTAATCTATTTATAATAAAGAATAATTGTGGCTTAACTAACTGCAGCCTCACACTGTTCGGCTAAACCACCAAACCCTGAAGCTACTCAAATATTGGACTTGGCAGTTCGTCGTCATCCGCCcagttttttctgttttgatgATAACACTACAAGTACTTGGAGTTTATCCCAGTTGGTTGAGCTGGACCTTCACTATCATTCTTAATGTTTCCGTTTCATTGGCATTGTACTCTCTGGTCGTGTTTTACCATGTGTTTGCAAAGGAACTGGAACCACATAAACCCCTTGCAAAGTTCATGTGCATCAAGGGAATTGTCTTCTTCTGCTTTTGGCAGGTATAGTTTATCAACCTCTTCAGTTCTTTTGCATGTCTGATTTATATATGTGccccaaattaaaaaaatgtttaCAACGATCTAGAATAACATAGATCTATATAGACACCAAAGACGATGATATGAATCCCCTCAGTATTGACTTTGAGTGGTTGGTTTAGTCTTTTGGACGAAGGTCATAACTTGTTTTGAGCTCCTCTCCTTATTTGGCAGAATTGCAATTGTATAGAATTTATTGCACTTCAAGTCTTTTTAATATTCTGTGGTTCTAGACTGGGGGAAGCAATTCCATGTTGAGAGTGGAAATT harbors:
- the LOC133729716 gene encoding uncharacterized protein LOC133729716, whose product is MDLSTMDRGQLTLLGSAGCVMLTMHFTVQLLSQHLFYWKNPKEQKAIIIIILMAPLYAIDSFVGLLDIQGSKAVFMLLDSIKECYEALVIAKFLALMYSYLNISISKNIVPDEIKGREIHHSFPMTLFQPHTVRLNHQTLKLLKYWTWQFVVIRPVFSVLMITLQVLGVYPSWLSWTFTIILNVSVSLALYSLVVFYHVFAKELEPHKPLAKFMCIKGIVFFCFWQGVVLEILAAIGIIRSHHFWLDVEHIEEAIQNVLVCLEMVVFSVLQQYAYHVAPYSGDVETKMRLNKKE